One Primulina huaijiensis isolate GDHJ02 chromosome 5, ASM1229523v2, whole genome shotgun sequence DNA segment encodes these proteins:
- the LOC140976676 gene encoding GATA transcription factor 5-like, with amino-acid sequence MCNFFFLSACGFLFVGMACELGALKSGFGTETAVAKATHFVDDVWGVNGVTGDEFFVDELLDFSNGSFSEGEPEKKEQDQKETASVSVEKVTMPGKLVFSGNCEFGSLPCSEPGVVVEGLESLEWLSQFIEESFSDYSVSGKWPQGSAESLSTPASVAQKSSCFRTPVQTKARTKRARSGVRIWPVSSPSLTESSTSSSSSTHSTTSFPPPKHLLGKPLTKKHGKKQEEPSAAGGVVYHPRRCSHCGVTKTPQWRAGPLGSKTLCNACGVRFKSGRLLPEYRPACSPNFSLELHSNNHQKVLEMRRKKESEI; translated from the exons atgtgcaatttttttttcttatctgCATGTGGGTTTTTGTTTGTAGGAATGGCGTGTGAGCTGGGGGCCTTGAAGAGCGGGTTTGGGACGGAGACGGCGGTGGCGAAGGCGACGCATTTTGTGGATGATGTCTGGGGTGTCAACGGCGTTACAGGGGACGAATTCTTCGTCGACGAGCTTCTGGACTTTTCAAATGGGTCGTTCTCAGAAGGAGAACCGGAGAAGAAAGAACAGGACCAGAAAGAAACAGCGTCTGTTTCTGTAGAAAAAGTAACAATGCCAGGAAAGCTTGTTTTCTCCGGCAATTGCGAATTTGGGTCTCTCCCCTGCAGTGAGCCGGGCGTTGTG gtgGAAGGCTTGGAGAGTTTGGAATGGTTATCCCAATTCATTGAGGAGTCGTTTTCCGATTACTCGGTCTCCGGGAAATGGCCTCAGGGTTCTGCGGAGAGTCTGTCTACGCCAGCGTCGGTCGCCCAGAAGTCCAGCTGTTTCAGGACTCCAGTTCAGACAAAGGCCCGGACAAAGAGGGCCCGGAGCGGAGTGCGAATCTGGCCTGTCTCGTCCCCTTCCCTGACAGAATCCTCCACCTCATCTTCATCCTCGACCCACTCTACAACGTCGTTTCCACCCCCGAAGCATTTGTTGGGAAAGCCGCTGACCAAGAAGCATGGAAAGAAACAGGAGGAGCCCTCCGCCGCAGGCGGCGTGGTCTATCATCCAAGGAGGTGTAGCCACTGTGGGGTAACGAAGACCCCACAGTGGCGGGCCGGTCCACTGGGTTCGAAGACTCTGTGCAACGCATGTGGGGTGAGGTTCAAGTCGGGCCGTCTCCTACCTGAGTACCGACCCGCTTGCAGCCCGAATTTCTCCTTGGAGCTACACTCGAACAACCACCAGAAAGTCTTGGAAATGCGGCGGAAGAAGGAATCGGAGATATAG